A region of the Apium graveolens cultivar Ventura chromosome 6, ASM990537v1, whole genome shotgun sequence genome:
TGGAGCCATACTAAAGCGACAGCTTAAAAATTTGACAGAAATGGTCATTTAGTATGGCAGCTATAAATTTGGGAGAGATGGTGATGGTTATCTAAAATGGTAGCTATATGCAATGAAGTTTGTACAGAGAAATTAAAAACGCCAAACCTGCAATGGTGTGATATGTGCATTAAAGAAATCTTGAGCCATGCGATAACTCTGATTCAACTCAGCACACATACTTGTGGAGCTAAGACAACTCCTTATCCTATCCCACTTATAAGATCCTCTAACTCTACGACGCAGAAAGCCAGAGAAATCGTCTAGATGATATTCTTTATAAGACCGGCTTGGTTCAGTATGGCCAGAACCTCTAGCTGTGACCATATGGATAAAAACTACTAAACATGCTAGTAAAATTATAAGTATTATCATGCCAATGAAGTAGAATATAACAAGTGGTTGGATCCTCCAAAAGCCTCCTATAACACCAGCAAGACCTACTATCAAGATCAAGATTCCTAGTATTATAACTGGCCATTGCAAGATCTTGATGCAAGAATTGTCAGCCTCCATTGCTAGCCATATACCGGATCCAATCACCGGAACTGAGAGCAGCATTGCCACAAAATTTATGGTTCCTATGACATTGTTACTTAACACCATTTTTGAAAGAATAATGGCAAGGACGATAAAAATGCAGATTGCAGAGGTTATTTTGAATCAGGAAAAAAGCCAGGTAAAATGGGAATGATGTTCTTAAAATTACTCTTGGTATCCAACCCACACTGTATTGTTCCTTACCTTAGATCTATGAAAGGTAataaagcaaaaattaatgattaTTAAAGAACAAGTTTTTGGCTTTTGGTCCATGTTTCAAATCACTTTATTAAAGGAAAAAAGAGGTGTGAAGGCAGAAATTCGGTGCTAATTGGAGAGCTAGCAAGTTACAAGTAGTTTATACTAAAACAGAGCAAGTATGCAAGACATACTAAATTTCCAACTTTTAGCACATTTTGCTGCCCTTTCTCTCAAACTTACACTTTCATCCTTGTTCAAAAATTTCAATGAAATTAATATTTGAAGTCACTTCATGAGGAGGAgattcaaataaaataaaaatcagaaaaGGTTTAATTATATCAAAAAAAGAAACATTTTTATTTTCAGTTTGCCTAAGTCATGCATGACCACATGTGTAccaacaaaatatacaagttctACAAACTAAAAAGACTAATCTATTTGATTGTGTTCAGAAACCTTGCATAGTTCTACTTCTACATGAGGATTCTATGTACATGC
Encoded here:
- the LOC141666979 gene encoding protein TORNADO 2, coding for MVLSNNVIGTINFVAMLLSVPVIGSGIWLAMEADNSCIKILQWPVIILGILILIVGLAGVIGGFWRIQPLVIFYFIGMIILIILLACLVVFIHMVTARGSGHTEPSRSYKEYHLDDFSGFLRRRVRGSYKWDRIRSCLSSTSMCAELNQSYRMAQDFFNAHITPLQSGCCKPPTQCGYTFVNPTYWISPINNAADMDCLQWSNEQTQLCYACDSCKAGLLDNLKTEWRRANIILIITLVALIIVYLMGCFAFRNAKTEDLFRKYKQGYT